The following are encoded together in the Bacillus sp. V2I10 genome:
- a CDS encoding DUF58 domain-containing protein, producing the protein MSWFLFYSFLPISIYSLLIAIYPIRSFQVTRSINQEQFLVGEKLIGTITIKRNVPFPLFYLIVEDILPEKLSEQKLMSEPKKLLFPWFKKTITMQYELKRMPRGEHRFTEVRVRTGDLFGLIDKEMIFESENYFLVYPHSVDLTYRQYDKQFEQGATNSKAKFWQDTTMAIGIREYQPGDRFSWIDWKATARRDRIMTKEFEQMQSHDVVLMMDRVKSDAFEEIVTFSASLARVIIKSGAKMGFVSVGKEKTVFSLQETEQHLQQIYYHLAKVDCDSGRSFADVTESELPVWQSKNVTPLLVTASLSLDLVRKLELIGSRNHSTFVFLIKREGERISREEKVMIERLMKRRIMIKAVSAGRFEDAFKEVSTL; encoded by the coding sequence GTGAGCTGGTTTTTATTTTACAGCTTTCTGCCGATCTCCATTTATTCGCTTTTGATTGCCATCTATCCAATCAGAAGTTTTCAAGTCACACGATCCATCAATCAGGAGCAATTTTTAGTAGGGGAAAAGTTAATCGGGACAATCACAATAAAAAGGAACGTGCCTTTTCCATTGTTCTATTTAATAGTAGAAGACATTTTGCCGGAGAAACTGTCCGAGCAGAAATTAATGAGTGAACCGAAAAAGCTTTTGTTCCCATGGTTTAAGAAGACGATCACCATGCAATATGAATTGAAGCGAATGCCGAGGGGCGAGCACCGCTTTACAGAGGTCCGGGTCCGAACGGGAGATCTGTTTGGCCTCATCGATAAAGAGATGATATTTGAATCAGAAAATTACTTCCTCGTTTATCCCCACTCGGTAGACTTGACCTATCGTCAATACGATAAGCAGTTTGAACAGGGAGCAACAAATTCTAAAGCTAAATTCTGGCAGGATACCACAATGGCAATCGGGATAAGGGAATATCAGCCTGGAGACCGTTTTTCGTGGATTGACTGGAAGGCAACAGCAAGAAGAGACCGCATCATGACGAAAGAGTTTGAACAAATGCAAAGTCATGATGTCGTGCTCATGATGGACCGGGTAAAGTCGGATGCTTTTGAAGAAATCGTCACGTTTTCTGCCTCGCTTGCTAGAGTGATTATAAAAAGCGGGGCCAAAATGGGGTTTGTTTCCGTTGGAAAGGAAAAAACAGTGTTCTCCCTGCAGGAAACGGAACAGCACCTGCAGCAGATTTACTATCACCTGGCAAAAGTGGATTGTGACAGCGGGCGTTCTTTTGCGGATGTAACAGAAAGCGAACTGCCGGTTTGGCAATCAAAAAATGTGACGCCATTGCTCGTAACGGCGAGCCTGTCACTCGATTTAGTCAGAAAACTTGAGCTCATTGGAAGCCGGAATCACTCAACGTTCGTGTTCCTTATTAAGAGAGAAGGGGAAAGGATCTCAAGAGAAGAAAAAGTGATGATAGAACGGCTGATGAAACGAAGGATTATGATAAAAGCAGTTAGTGCAGGCAGATTTGAAGATGCATTCAAAGAGGTGAGTACGCTGTGA
- a CDS encoding MoxR family ATPase, translating to MAQNETMHPKLVKVIENIERVMVGKRDVAVLSLVAILAEGHVLLEDVPGVGKTMMVRSLAKSVGADFKRIQFTPDLLPSDVTGVSIYNPKTLEFEYRPGPIMGNIVLADEINRTSPKTQSALLEGMEEANVTVDGVTKSLGRPFFVMATQNPIEYEGTYPLPEAQLDRFLFKIRMGYPTPGEELEILKLAEKERPIHHIQAVITKEELVELQKEIQSIYVDETVKRYIVELVTKTRKHPSVYLGASPRGSIALMKSAQAFAFLYGRDYVIPDDIQYLAPYTLPHRMILKSEAKYEGKSAEQLLSEIISRTSVPVQRSMSN from the coding sequence ATGGCTCAAAATGAAACGATGCATCCTAAACTAGTTAAAGTGATTGAAAATATAGAACGTGTCATGGTCGGAAAACGTGATGTAGCAGTGCTCAGTCTGGTTGCCATATTGGCTGAAGGCCACGTTTTGCTTGAAGATGTACCTGGCGTCGGGAAAACCATGATGGTCAGATCTCTTGCCAAATCGGTAGGAGCAGATTTTAAACGAATTCAATTCACTCCTGATTTATTGCCGTCTGATGTAACAGGAGTTTCTATTTATAATCCGAAAACGCTGGAATTTGAATACCGCCCGGGTCCGATTATGGGAAATATCGTCCTGGCCGATGAAATTAACCGTACGTCGCCTAAAACCCAATCCGCGTTATTAGAAGGAATGGAAGAAGCAAATGTCACGGTTGATGGTGTAACGAAATCCCTTGGGCGTCCATTCTTTGTCATGGCGACACAGAATCCGATTGAATACGAAGGCACTTATCCTCTTCCGGAAGCCCAGCTTGATCGCTTCCTTTTCAAAATCAGAATGGGCTATCCAACTCCGGGAGAAGAACTTGAAATTCTGAAACTCGCTGAAAAGGAAAGACCGATTCACCATATACAGGCTGTCATCACAAAAGAAGAATTAGTAGAGCTTCAAAAAGAAATACAGTCAATCTATGTAGATGAGACAGTGAAACGATATATAGTCGAGCTTGTTACAAAGACGCGCAAACATCCTTCCGTCTACTTAGGTGCAAGTCCCCGCGGATCCATCGCACTTATGAAATCCGCACAAGCCTTTGCTTTCCTGTATGGCCGTGACTATGTCATTCCGGATGATATCCAATATCTGGCCCCTTATACGCTTCCTCACCGGATGATCTTAAAATCAGAAGCGAAATATGAAGGGAAATCTGCTGAACAGCTGCTCTCTGAAATTATTTCAAGAACTTCTGTGCCGGTGCAAAGGTCGATGAGCAATTAA
- a CDS encoding NAD(P)/FAD-dependent oxidoreductase — protein sequence MVWNEIFDVTVIGGGPAGLYSAFYSGLREMKTKIIEYQPQLGGKVHVYPEKMIWDIGGLTPISGAQLIEQLVKQGLTFHPEVVLNEKVESISKNEEGIFVLKAASGRTHYSKTVIAAVGGGILNPQKLEIEGAERFEVSNLNYTIKSLKRFKDKTVIISGGGNSAIDWALELEPVAKKVYVVYRKDALKGHEAQVTHLMNSTASCLFHTSITKLMASEDHERIERVELTNHETGESSYLSIDEVIINHGYERDAALLQNSQLNIALAEEFYIAGNESSESSVEGLFAAGDILMHSGKLHLIAGAFQDAANAVNKAKQYIQPDAHKSAMVSSHNEVFKERNRELVKEMMK from the coding sequence GTGGTGTGGAATGAAATATTTGATGTGACGGTTATAGGGGGCGGTCCTGCGGGGCTTTATTCGGCTTTTTACAGCGGACTGAGAGAAATGAAAACAAAGATAATTGAATATCAGCCGCAGCTCGGCGGAAAAGTTCATGTGTATCCTGAGAAAATGATCTGGGATATAGGAGGACTCACTCCCATTTCCGGAGCACAATTAATTGAGCAGCTGGTTAAACAGGGGTTAACGTTTCATCCTGAAGTTGTGCTGAATGAAAAAGTAGAATCCATCTCAAAAAATGAAGAAGGTATTTTCGTGCTGAAGGCTGCATCCGGACGCACACATTATTCTAAAACCGTTATTGCAGCAGTAGGCGGGGGTATCCTGAATCCTCAGAAGCTCGAAATTGAAGGGGCAGAGAGATTTGAAGTCTCAAACTTGAACTATACTATAAAATCTTTAAAGCGCTTTAAAGATAAAACCGTCATCATATCAGGCGGGGGGAATTCAGCCATTGACTGGGCGCTTGAATTAGAGCCAGTTGCCAAAAAAGTATATGTCGTCTACCGGAAGGATGCATTAAAAGGACACGAAGCACAAGTGACGCACCTGATGAACAGTACAGCTTCGTGTTTATTTCACACATCCATTACGAAGCTGATGGCCTCTGAAGATCATGAAAGAATAGAGCGTGTGGAACTGACGAATCATGAAACTGGAGAAAGTTCTTATCTATCTATTGATGAAGTCATCATTAATCATGGGTATGAACGTGATGCGGCGCTGCTTCAAAACAGCCAGCTGAATATTGCGCTTGCAGAAGAGTTCTATATTGCCGGCAATGAATCGAGCGAATCATCTGTTGAAGGTCTTTTTGCTGCAGGCGACATCCTCATGCACAGCGGGAAGCTGCATTTAATCGCCGGAGCTTTTCAGGATGCGGCAAATGCCGTAAACAAAGCAAAGCAGTACATACAGCCAGATGCGCATAAGTCGGCGATGGTTTCCTCGCACAATGAAGTGTTTAAAGAGCGGAACCGGGAACTTGTAAAAGAGATGATGAAGTAA
- a CDS encoding ABC transporter ATP-binding protein, with translation MVRLLTESVNIGYGERLIVKDLSVRIPDKKITTIIGPNGCGKSTLLKAITRIISLQSGDVVLDGKSISKEQTKKLAKKMAILPQTPESAAGLTVGELVSYGRFPHQKGFGRLTKKDYEVIQWALEVTGTADYKFRPVDSLSGGQRQRVWIAMALAQETEIIFLDEPTTYLDMAHQLEVLELLQTLNAEQERTIVMVLHDLNQAARFADYIIALKDGEIVKAGTCEEVISRDVLKEVFHIDAVIGNDPRTNKPMCMTYNLIKGEEENEEINDSIPAVALSPA, from the coding sequence ATGGTTCGCCTACTTACCGAGTCAGTAAACATTGGCTATGGTGAACGTCTAATAGTAAAAGATCTTAGCGTCAGGATTCCTGATAAAAAGATCACAACCATCATCGGTCCAAATGGCTGCGGAAAATCCACCTTGTTGAAAGCGATTACCCGCATTATTTCTCTTCAGTCTGGAGACGTCGTGCTCGACGGTAAATCCATTTCTAAAGAACAAACAAAAAAACTGGCAAAAAAAATGGCGATTCTTCCTCAAACACCTGAAAGTGCCGCCGGCCTTACAGTTGGCGAGCTTGTCTCATACGGCCGTTTCCCTCACCAAAAGGGCTTCGGCAGATTAACTAAGAAGGATTATGAGGTCATTCAATGGGCTCTTGAGGTGACTGGTACAGCCGACTATAAATTCCGTCCTGTCGATTCGCTGTCAGGTGGTCAGCGCCAGCGTGTATGGATTGCTATGGCCCTCGCGCAGGAAACGGAAATTATCTTTCTTGACGAGCCTACTACATATCTTGATATGGCTCACCAGCTTGAGGTGCTTGAGCTTTTGCAAACATTAAATGCTGAGCAGGAACGTACCATTGTCATGGTTCTTCACGATCTAAATCAGGCGGCCCGCTTTGCAGACTATATCATTGCTCTAAAAGACGGGGAAATTGTGAAAGCCGGAACATGTGAAGAAGTCATTTCCCGTGATGTGCTAAAAGAAGTTTTTCATATTGACGCGGTGATTGGAAATGATCCGCGCACTAATAAACCAATGTGCATGACCTATAACTTAATAAAGGGAGAAGAAGAAAATGAAGAAATTAATGATTCCATTCCTGCTGTTGCTCTTAGTCCTGCTTAG